Proteins from a single region of Trichoderma asperellum chromosome 3, complete sequence:
- a CDS encoding uncharacterized protein (EggNog:ENOG41~TransMembrane:3 (i660-680o686-706i727-747o)~BUSCO:EOG092D0IC1), with translation MRFGKTLRESIYPPWKDKYVDYGKLKSLLREDKRDDETVWTEEDESRFCDEIFNVQLEKVAQFQQERFDNLKQRVEAAFEKLKEVAPPAEPNAEVEGSGSKSDADREATATKLKEIEAELDEITNEVKALKKYSSINYTSFLKIVKKHDRKRGDRYKVRPMMQLSLAQRPFNSEQGYSPLLNKLSVMYFAIRQQLEEGDQVPLEFDASAETHNGERYTAHKFWIHPDNLLEVKTLILRRLPALVYSEQSAKELDASDSPSITSLYFDNPKFEVYSEKVEQQSEVTSLRLRWYGQLSSRPEIFVEQKSADATGKSEEHKFTIKDKYIRQFLDGQYTAEKAIQKMERQGESLEQIEAFRSTVAKVQEFQQKRKLAPVLRANYVRTAFQKPADDRVRISIDTDLAFIREDTLDKSRPCRDPNEWHRTDIDNSNMKYPFPNINQSEVSKFPYAVLEIKLKEDGTRKRPTWIEDLMGSHLVHPSPRFSKFVHGVASLFDDYVNNLPFWLGDLETDIRKDPQKAFEEEEQRRAQRADDAMAVGSLIGTVPSSYKAAQSSPVGKSYLAERMAADATAYLSRSLRQRPQGRDGTQEEEGQGSSSQAQPSGYGTLSSVLPGLSLSKYARAKRAQKARLPEGVVEPTQWIKNKGELKVEPKVWLANERTFLKWQSIAILQGTLALALYSAAGDNAIAQWIGIAYIAIAAFAGIWGYSIHQVRRSMIVERSGKDFDNMIGPIIISVAMMIALIVNLVLQYQKAFAKMKNLDSDMPMPITDELV, from the exons ATGCGTTTCGGAAAGACGCTGCGCGAGTCGATATATCCGCCATGGAAGGACAAATACGTCGACTATGGCAAGCTCAAAAGCCTCCTGCGAGAGGATAAGAGAGACGACGAGACTGTTTGGACTGAGGAGGACGAGAGCCGCTTCTGCGATGAGATTTTCAACGTGCAGCTCGAGAAAGTCGCCCAATTCCAGCAAGAGCGCTTCGACAACCTTAAGCAGAGGGTTGAAGCTGCGtttgagaagctcaaggaggTTGCACCGCCTGCCGAGCCCAACGCTGAGGTCGAAGGCAGCGGTAGCAAATCGGATGCCGACCGCGAGGCAACCGCCACAAagctcaaggagattgaggctgAGCTTGACGAGATCACTAATGAGGTCAAGGCCCTGAAGAAgtacagcagcatcaactaTACGAGCTTCCTCAAGATCGTCAAGAAGCATGATCGCAAGAGGGGTGACCGTTACAAGGTGCGGCCGATGATGCAGCTGAGCCTGGCTCAGCGGCCCTTCAACTCTGAACAAGGCTATTCGCCTCTCCTAAATAAGCTGTCTGTCATGTATTTTGCTATTCGACAGCAATTGGAGGAGGGCGACCAGGTTCCGCTCGAATTTGATGCTTCAGCAGAAACCCACAATGGCGAGCGATATACTGCCCATAAGT TTTGGATACACCCCGACAACTTACTCGAAGTCAAGACCCTGATTCTCCGTCGTCTTCCCGCCCTTGTTTATAGCGAGCAGTCGGCTAAGGAGCTCGATGCTTCCGATTCACCTTCCATCACCTCGCTCTATTTTGACAACCCCAAGTTCGAAGTATACTCGGAGAAGGTCGAACAGCAATCAGAAGTGACTTCTCTTCGTCTGCGATGGTACGGCCAACTGAGCTCTAGGCCGGAGATTTTCGTAGAACAAAAGTCAGCCGATGCTACTGGCAAGAGCGAAGAGCACAAGTTTACAATCAAGGACAAGTACATCAGGCAGTTCCTGGACGGACAGTACACGGCTGAGAAGGCGATacagaagatggagaggcaaGGCGAGAGCCTAGAACAGATTGAAGCTTTCAGGTCGACCGTTGCTAAGGTTCAGGAGTtccagcagaagagaaagctgGCGCCAGTGTTAAGAGCTAACTATGTCCGCACTGCCTTCCAGAAGCCTGCTGATGACCGAGTCCGCATCTCAATCGATACCGACTTGGCTTTCATCCGCGAAGACACTCTGGACAAGAGCAGGCCTTGCCGTGATCCCAACGAATGGCACCGAACCGATATCGATAATAGCAATATGAAGTACCCGTTCCCGAATATCAACCAGAGCGAAGTATCAAAATTTCCCTACGCTGTGCTGGAAATCAAATTGAAGGAGGACGGCACCCGCAAGCGGCCGACCTGGATAGAGGACCTGATGGGCTCCCACTTGGTGCACCCATCCCCTCGTTTCTCCAAATTTGTCCACGGAGTTGCCTCCCTGTTTGACGACTACGTTAACAACCTGCCCTTCTGGCTTGGCGATCTTGAAACCGACATTCGCAAGGACCCCCAAAAGgcttttgaagaagaggagcagcgccGAGCCCAGCGTGCGGATGATGCCATGGCCGTGGGAAGCCTCATCGGAACAGTGCCAAGCTCCTATAAGGCAGCCCAAAGCTCACCTGTTGGAAAATCATATTTGGCAGAGCGCATGGCAGCTGATGCCACGGCCTACCTGTCTCGTTCCCTAAGACAGAGGCCCCAAGGGAGAGACGGaacgcaagaagaagagggccagGGTAGCTCTTCCCAAGCGCAACCAAGTGGATACGGCACCCTATCATCAGTTCTCCCTGGCTTGTCTCTCTCCAAATACGCCAGGGCTAAGCGCGCTCAGAAAGCCCGTCTGCCCGAGGGCGTTGTCGAGCCTACGCAATGGATCAAGAACAAAGGGGAGCTCAAGGTTGAGCCCAAGGTGTGGCTGGCCAATGAGCGAACCTTTCTCAAGTGGCAGTCCATTGCCATCCTGCAGGGcactctggctctggcgctATATTCGGCGGCTGGCGACAATGCGATTGCGCAGTGGATCGGAATTGCGTACATCGCCATTGCGGCGTTTGCAGGCATCTGGGGCTACAGCATCCATCAGGTTCGCAGAAGCATGATTGTGGAAAGGAGCGGCAAGGACTTCGACAACATGATTGGGCCGATTATCATCAGCGTGGCCATGATGATTGCGCTGATTGTCAATCTTGTTCTTCAG taccagaaagcatttgccaagatgaagaatctCGACTCGGATATGCCGATGCCCATTACGGACGAGTTGGtgtag
- a CDS encoding uncharacterized protein (EggNog:ENOG41), protein MEQRKEKSKFWGGLLRGESLMKRGSRVVRKYQDLLLRGEAREEADPEWEDYNENREFQQQPQLREQQDHDEQQLRQQRRLSEGSNSLVLSRRELGLHPRRRRTIDGGGGNSSDIHGRSPRTSATRRRPDESLSGRLQMSFGKKRGSGADLDYNNNNNTINTAADDKKHIIPAAQATNRGEAAQWPPVTTSDREELSHQDALELIARGAPTYKGRKKSIPYTSDQHYALYVTSSKSRRGGTDVAKPHDAMSHLMTMKIQAHGHVSSPWETIEQPSYAFFYGRIGGTVTLNQWAAAASNIPSKIALRDSGVIPRSVTLEQIFARLQDLQQLGLEDDDLGLLYRSLYKRFLRDPDKMLSPHKTLDKQIADLIMALSRPDWIDYTEPKNQVVTRFIFDGANEEHREQYHKFFHQLLLSLELELRIHSRHHDDWAREKLLQQMPPTIKWNLALARRWRENVRVEEYGSSPADVRLRYKLKKRQVKQLKKFAQIMKWPNLRETMESLRQKDEEFALDSISSDAFAYFSGLVLPGPTFSFLIMNSLIDLDPDPATNELALLSHMHPQCGFQYRNSHTYWSASCIVGKVLAPTCHSVAGWVGPGRPTVDLGRSQIARIRARQPKQKMAREDVESMSTRSDALGPRADTYPVREYKLPTLDSTRYMVDAVRMELLSFKAVSATSNESSAIGPRLFDAQVQFAIDGVSWPLRLMYDVSFVSAWPCAEGPHPLFYDYEYQLIKADEIVRVRNWGGLYGDGQASGPSSTASSPPPATDVAKAIVDRDVDDEKVLVVDAVGVRDNEVLARAWCAHWGLSAIVADVHNTCMACAIREAYAATLTVVILVEDQPHDINE, encoded by the exons ATGgagcaaaggaaagaaaaatccAAGTTTTGGGGAGGGCTGTTACGCGGGGAGAGCTTGATGAAGAGAGGGTCTAGGGTGGTGCGCAAGTATCAggatctgctgctgcgcggAGAAGCGCGTGAAGAGGCCGACCCGGAATGGGAAGACTACAACGAGAACAGAGaattccagcagcagccgcagctacGAGAACAGCAAGATCACGATGAACAGCAGCTGAGGCAGCAGCGCAGGCTGAGCGAGGGCAGCAATAGTCTTGTTTTGTCGCGCCGTGAGCTGGGGCTTCACCCACGCAGGCGCCGGACCATTGATGGAGGGGGCGGCAATAGCAGTGACATCCATGGGCGCTCGCCCAGAACGTCGGCCACGAGGCGACGACCAGACGAATCGCTGTCTGGACGCCTTCAAATGAGCTTTGGCAAGAAGCGAGGTAGCGGCGCTGACCTCgactacaacaacaacaataacacTATCAATACTGCTGCCGATGACAAGAAGCACATAATCCCCGCAGCGCAGGCGACGAACAGAGGCGAAGCAGCGCAATGGCCTCCGGTCACCACATCAGACCGCGAAGAGCTTTCCCACCAGGATGCCCTCGAGCTGATTGCGCGTGGTGCGCCAACCTACAAAGGGCGCAAAAAATCAATCCCTTACACATCGGACCAGCATTATGCGCTGTACGTGACGAGCTCGAAGAGCCGGAGGGGGGGCACAGACGTTGCAAAGCCGCACGATGCCATGTCGCATCTCATGACAATGAAGATACAGGCGCACGGACACGTATCGTCACCCTGGGAGACCATAGAGCAGCCGAGCTATGCCTTCTTCTATGGTCGTATAGGCGGCACCGTTACGCTCAACCAgtgggctgcagcagcaagcaacaTCCCATCCAAGATTGCGCTGCGAGACTCGGGTGTCATACCGCGGTCGGTAACCTTGGAGCAAATCTTTGCGCGACTGCAAGacttgcagcagctggggctagaagatgatgacttgGGCCTCTTGTATCGATCTCTATACAAGCGCTTCTTGCGGGATCCTGACAAGATGTTAAGCCCACACAAGACGCTAGATAAACAGATTGCCGATCTGATCATGGCTCTGTCACGTCCTGACTGGATCGATTACACAGAGCCAAAGAATCAGGTCGTGACTCGTTTCATTTTTGACGGCGCAAACGAGGAACACCGAGAGCAATACCACAAGTTTTTTCACCAGCTGCTCCTCAGCCTAGAACTGGAACTTCGTATTCATTCGCGGCATCACGACGACTGGGCCAGGGAGAAACTGTTACAACAGATGCCTCCTACAATCAAGTGGAACTTGGCTCTCGCGAGACGGTGGCGGGAGAATGTTCGAGTTGAAGAGTATGGCAGTTCGCCTGCGGATG TGAGACTGCGGTATAAGCTGAAGAAGCGCCAAGTGAAGCAGCTTAAGAAGTTTGCTCAGATTATGAAGTGGCCTAACCTGAGGGAAACAATGGAAAGCCTCAGGCAAAAGGATGAAGAGTTCGCTCTGGATTCCATAAGCTCGGATGCGTTTGCCTACTTTAGCGGTCTTGTACTTCCTGGT CCAACATTCTCGTTCCTCATTATGAACTCGCTCATCGATCTAGACCCGGATCCTGCCACAAATGAGCTTGCTTTGCTCTCACATATGCACCCACAGTGTGGCTTCCAGTATCGTAATAGTCATACATACTGGTCGGCGAGCTGCATTGTAGGTAAAGTGCTGGCACCCACATGCCATTCGGTAGCTGGATGGGTTGGACCTGGTAGACCTACGGTGGACCTTGGCAGGTCTCAGATAGCTCGTATCCGAGCCCGGCAGCCGAAGCAGAAAATGGCCCGAGAGGACGTAGAGAGCATGAGCACGCGGTCCGATGCGTTAGGGCCACGGGCAGATACATATCCTGTGCGTGAGTATAAATTACCTACGCTTGACAGCACGAGGTACATGGTCGACGCGGTGCGGATGGAGCTATTGAGTTTCAAAGCAGTCTCTGCGACATCAAACGAAAGCAGCGCCATAGGTCCTCGGCTCTTTGATGCTCAAGTCCAATTTGCCATTGATGGTGTTTCCTGGCCGCTACGATTAATGTACGACGTGAGCTTCGTCTCGGCATGGCCCTGTGCAGAAGGACCACACCCCCTTTTCTACGACTACGAGTATCAGCTCATAAAGGCGGACGAGATTGTAAGAGTACGCAATTGGGGCGGCTTGTATGGAGATGGCCAAGCTTCTGGACCTAGTAGCACAGCCTCGAGCCCTCCACCGGCGACAGACGTGGCGAAAGCCATTGTCGATAGGGACGTCGACGATGAGAAGGTGCTCGTGGTAGATGCAGTGGGGGTTCGAGACAATGAGGTGCTGGCAAGAGCTTGGTGCGCTCATTGGGGGCTCAGCGCCATAGTGGCGGATGTTCA
- the GLT1 gene encoding glutamate synthase [NADH] (MEROPS:MER1054487) has protein sequence MGYLEDFDDRQIHLDAEKEEYHPYEYQDKNNDSWAGALPVKQGLYDPSYEKDACGVGFACHIKGKASHKIVSDARNLLCNMTHRGAVGSDARDGDGAGVMTSIPHKFFIKNFEREENIKLPPLGQYAVGNLFFKPDEETFEESKRQLEDVAESLGLRVLGWRRPPVDSSLLGPAAKSREPIIAQPFVVLASAYGSGNAPETTDPAQFNERYFERQLYVLRKRATHSIGLHNWFYLCSLSNKNIVYKGQLAPVQVYSYYHDLVNADYEAHFALVHSRFSTNTFPSWDRAQPLRWAAHNGEINTLRGNKNWMRAREGVMQSDIFKEELEMMYPIVEDGGSDSAAFDNVLELLTINGVLSLPEAVMLMVPEAWQGNDSMDPKKAAFYEWAACQMEPWDGPALFTFADGRYCGANLDRNGLRPCRFYVMDDDRIICASEVGTIPVEPESVIQKGRLQPGRMLLVDTQAGRIIDDAELKAAVSNRYDFRSWLDSELITMPKILETLEAKFDLAAKPDETRFQEDPLMLAFGYTHEQVSLLLAPMAADEKEALGSMGNDAPLACLTDSPRLLYEYFRQLFAQVTNPPIDPIRESIVMSLECYVGPQGNLLEMDASQCGRLLLPSPILSIPEFNAIKNMSSIHPEWTVKTIDLTYPKSEGVQGYLKHLDEICKEATAAIEARDRVIVLSDRGLSADRVAVSALLASGMVHHHLVSNKWRSMAALVVETAEAREVHHMCVLLGYGADAINPYLAMECILKLSREGLLKKKLSEDELIRNYKHSCDGGILKVMSKMGISTLASYKGAQIFEALGLDEAVVEKCFRGTASRIQGLTFELIAEDAFRFHELGFPSRYTVGIKALPESGEYHWRDGGEAHVNDPTAIANLQDAVRSKNDKSYEAYSRSEYEQIKSCTLRGLLDFKFDDCTPVPIDQVEPWTDIVRRFCTGAMSYGSISMESHSTLAVAMNRLGGKSNTGEGGEDPERSQRLPNGDTMRSAIKQVASGRFGVTSAYLADSDELQIKMAQGAKPGEGGELPGHKVSKSIARTRHSTPGVGLISPPPHHDIYSIEDLKQLIYDLKCSSPRSRVSVKLVSEVGVGIVASGVAKAKADHILISGHDGGTGASRWTGIKYAGLPWELGLAETHQTLVLNDLRGRVVVQTDGQLRTGRDVAIACLLGAEEWGFATAPLVAMGCIMMRKCHLNTCPVGIATQDPELRKKFTGTPEHVINFFYYVANELRAIMAKLGFRTINEMVGRVEVLKMRDDLRTKKTANIDLSLLLTPAHRLRPGVATFNVRKQDHKLYVRLDNKLISEAELTLDKGLPSRIECDIVNTDRAMGTSLSYQISKRYGGEGLPLDTVHVNIKGSAGQSFGAFLAPGITLELEGDSNDYVGKGLSGGRLIVYPPRSAVFKAEENILIGNVCLYGATAGTCFFRGVAAERFAVRNSGATAVVEGVGDHGCEYMTGGRVVILGSTGRNFAAGMSGGIAYVLDINKDFHTKLNTEMVEYGPLEDPAEIAYVRGLIEDHHHYTGSERAARILVDFNRALPRFVKVLPTDYKRVLEEEAAKAAEAKRAEYNLPAVSGVHGKKDDKAAKLQDMEEAIGDSSAEKKKRALVLDKTKGFMKYARRTEKYRSVATRTKDWAEISSRLDEDELKYQSARCMDCGVPFCQSDTGCPISNIIPKWNELVFQNQWKDALNRLLMTNNFPEFTGRVCPAPCEGACVLGINSDPVGIKSIECAIIDRGFEMGWMVPRPPEVRTGKKVAIIGSGPAGLAAADQLNRAGHTVTVYERADRLGGLLMYGIPNMKLDKRIVKRRTDFMASEGINFKTGVAIGAEGQPSLADLRASNDAVVIATGATVARDLPIKGRNLEGIHFAMEFLHKNTKSLLDSQLADNSYISAKGKHVVVIGGGDTGNDCIGTSVRHGAKSVTNFELLPQPPDERANDNPWPQWPRIYRVDYGHTEVRQHDGKDPREYCIMSEEFLDDGSGKVKGISTVRVEWTKNPSGGWDMKKVEGSEQFFPADLVLLAMGFLGPEARVLGDEIEKDARKNVKTAAGKYSTNVDGVFAAGDARRGQSLIVWGINEGRMAAREVDLYLEACTNLPVTGGIIKRTAQEIFTKIAAQ, from the exons ATGGGCTATCTCGAGGATTTCGACGACCGACAAATTCATCTAGACGCTGAAAAGGAGGAATACCACCCGTATGAGTATCAGGACAAGAACAATGACTCATGGGCTGGTGCCCTGCCGGTGAAGCAGGGTCTTTACGACCCATCCTATGAAAAAGATGCTTGCGGTGTAGGCTTTGCTTG CCACATCAAGGGCAAGGCAAGCCACAAGATTGTTAGCGATG CACGAAACCTACTGTGCAATATGACCCATCGTGGTGCTGTGGGATCCGACGCCCGAGATGGCGACGGTGCTGGTGTGATGACATCCATCCCACACAAGTTCTTCATCAAGAACTtcgagagagaggagaacaTTAAGCTGCCTCCTCTGGGTCAGTATGCCGTAGGAAACCTGTTCTTCAAGCCCGACGAAGAGACCTTTGAAGAGTCTAAGAGGCAACTGGAAGATGTTGCCGAATCGTTGGGTCTGCGGGTTTTGGGATGGCGACGGCCTCCTGTCGACTCCAGCTTGCTTGGCCCTGCGGCCAAGTCTCGTGAGCCCATCATTGCTCAGCCCTTCGTTGTCCTTGCCTCTGCGTACGGTTCTGGCAATGCCCCAGAAACCACCGACCCAGCCCAGTTCAATGAACGGTACTTTGAGCGACAGCTGTACGTGCTGCGGAAACGCGCCACTCACAGCATTGGTTTGCACAACTGGTTCTACCTTTGCTCTTTGTCGAACAAAAACATTGTTTACAAGGGACAGCTTGCTCCCGTACAGGTGTACTCATACTACCATGACCTGGTCAACGCCGATTACGAGGCTCACTTCGCCCTTGTTCACTCACGTTTCTCTACAAACACTTTCCCCTCATGGGATCGTGCTCAGCCGCTGCGATGGGCTGCCCACAACGGTGAAATTAACACCCTACGAGGCAACAAGAATTGGATGCGTGCTCGTGAAGGTGTGATGCAGTCTGATATCTtcaaggaggagctggaaaTGATGTACCCCATTGTCGAGGACGGCGGATCCGATTCCGCTGCCTTTGACAATGTTCTCGAGCTGCTCACCATCAACGGTGTGCTCTCCTTGCCCGAGGCTGTCATGTTGATGGTGCCCGAAGCCTGGCAGGGCAACGACTCCATGGATCCCAAGAAGGCTGCCTTTTACGAATGGGCTGCTTGCCAGATGGAGCCCTGGGACGGTCCCGCTCTCTTCACATTCGCCGACGGCCGCTACTGCGGTGCCAACTTGGACCGAAATGGTCTTCGTCCTTGCCGATTCTATGTTATGGACGATGACCGCATCATCTGTGCCTCTGAGGTCGGTACCATCCCCGTGGAGCCTGAGTCTGTCATCCAGAAGGGCAGACTGCAGCCTGGTAGGATGTTGCTGGTTGATACACAGGCTGGACGTATCATCGACGACGCAGAGCTCAAGGCTGCCGTCTCAAACAGATACGACTTCCGCTCTTGGCTCGACAGCGAGTTGATCACTATGCCCAAGATTTTGGAGACCTTGGAGGCCAAGTTTGACCTGGCTGCCAAGCCTGACGAGACTCGTTTCCAGGAGGATCCATTGATGCTTGCTTTTGGTTACACTCACGAGCAGGTCAGCTTGCTACTTGCTCCTATGGCTGCTGACGAAAAGGAAGCCTTGGGTTCCATGGGTAACGACGCTCCCCTGGCTTGCTTGACCGATTCGCCCCGCCTTCTGTACGAGTACTTCCGACAGCTCTTTGCCCAGGTCACCAACCCGCCCATTGACCCCATTCGAGAATCCATTGTTATGTCATTGGAGTGCTACGTTGGACCTCAGGGTAacctgctggagatggacgCTTCTCAGTGTGGCCGCCTGCTTCTTCCTAGCCCCATCTTGTCCATCCCCGAGTTCAATGCCATCAAGAACATGTCCTCCATCCACCCTGAGTGGACTGTCAAGACGATTGACTTGACCTACCCCAAGTCTGAGGGAGTCCAAGGCTACTTGAAGCATCTGGACGAGATCTGCAAAGAGGCCACTGCGGCTATTGAGGCGCGTGACCGAGTCATTGTCTTGTCTGACCGAGGCCTGTCTGCTGATCGTGTTGCCGTGTCTGCTCTCTTGGCATCTGGCATGGTCCACCACCATCTCGTCAGCAACAAGTGGCGATCAATGGCGGCTTTGGTTGTCGAGACTGCTGAGGCTCGTGAGGTTCACCACATGTGCGTGTTGCTCGGTTACGGTGCCGATGCTATCAACCCTTATCTCGCCATGGAGTGCATCCTCAAGCTCAGCAGAGAGGGTCTTCTTAAGAAGAAGTTGTCCGAAGATGAGCTCATTCGCAACTACAAGCACTCTTGCGATGGAGGTATCCTGAAAGTCATGAGCAAGATGGGTATTTCTACCCTGGCTTCCTACAAGGGCGCTCAGATTTTCGAAGCTCTTGGTCTCGATGAAGCCGTTGTTGAGAAGTGCTTCAGGGGCACGGCCTCGCGTATTCAAGGTCTTACCTTTGAGCTTATCGCTGAAGACGCCTTCCGCTTCCATGAACTTGGTTTCCCCTCTCGTTACACCGTCGGCATCAAGGCTCTTCCAGAGTCTGGTGAATACCACTGGCGCGATGGTGGTGAGGCACACGTCAACGACCCAACTGCCATCGCCAACCTTCAAGACGCTGTTCGTTCTAAGAATGACAAGTCATACGAGGCCTACTCACGAAGCGAGTATGAGCAAATCAAGTCTTGCACACTGCGTGGTCTACTGGATTTCAAGTTTGATGACTGCACTCCCGTCCCCATTGATCAAGTTGAGCCATGGACTGATATCGTCCGCCGCTTCTGCACTGGTGCCATGTCCTATGGATCTATTTCCATGGAGTCTCACTCTACGCTTGCCGTTGCCATGAACCGATTGGGCGGCAAGTCTAACACTGGTGAAGGTGGTGAGGATCCCGAGCGATCCCAGCGTCTCCCCAATGGCGACACTATGCGTTCTGCTATCAAGCAAGTGGCCTCCGGTCGATTCGGTGTCACCTCTGCTTATCTCGCCGATTCCGACGAGCTTCAGATTAAGATGGCTCAGGGTGCTAAGCCTGGTGAGGGTGGTGAGCTTCCTGGCCACAAGGTCTCCAAGTCCATCGCTCGCACTCGTCACTCTACACCTGGTGTCGGACTTATCTCGCCTCCCCCCCACCACGATATCTACTCCATCGAGGATCTTAAGCAGCTGATTTATGATCTGAAGTGCTCGAGCCCTCGTTCTCGTGTGTCTGTCAAGCTGGTGTCTGAGGTCGGTGTGGGCATTGTCGCTTCCGGtgtggccaaggccaaggccgatCACATCTTGATCTCTGGTCACGATGGTGGTACCGGTGCTTCTCGATGGACTGGTATCAAATATGCCGGTCTCCCCTGGGAGCTGGGTCTTGCAGAGACTCACCAAACGCTGGTTCTCAATGATCTCCGTGGCCGTGTCGTTGTTCAGACTGATGGTCAGCTCCGAACTGGTCGTGATGTCGCCATTGCTTGTCTGCTTGGTGCTGAAGAATGGGGCTTTGCTACTGCTCCTCTGGTTGCCATGGGCTGCATTATGATGCGCAAGTGCCACCTCAACACCTGTCCTGTTGGTATCGCTACCCAGGACCCCGAGCTTCGCAAGAAGTTTACTGGTACTCCTGAGCACGTTATCAACTTCTTCTACTATGTAGCCAACGAGCTCCGAGCCATCATGGCTAAGCTGGGTTTCCGAACCATTAATGAGATGGTTGGACGCGTTGAAGTCCTCAAGATGCGAGACGATCTGCGCACCAAGAAGACCGCCAACATCGAcctgtctctgctgctgaccCCTGCCCACAGGCTCCGACCTGGCGTCGCCACCTTCAACGTCCGCAAGCAGGACCACAAGCTTTACGTCCGATTGGACAACAAGCTGATCTCCGAAGCCGAGTTGACTCTTGACAAGGGTCTCCCGTCTCGAATTGAGTGTGACATTGTCAACACCGACCGTGCAATGGGTACTTCACTGTCTTACCAAATCTCAAAGAGATATGGTGGAGAGGGTTTGCCTCTTGACACGGTCCATGTCAACATCAAGGGATCTGCTGGTCAGTCTTTTGGTGCTTTCCTCGCACCAGGTATTACTCTCGAATTAGAGGGTGATTCTAACGATTATGTCGGCAAGGGCCTGTCTGGTGGTCGCCTGATCGTCTATCCTCCTCGTTCAGCCGTCTTCAAGGCCGAGGAGAACATTCTGATTGGTAATGTCTGTTTGTACGGTGCCACCGCCGGAACATGCTTCTTCCgtggtgttgctgctgagcgtTTCGCCGTTCGCAATTCCGGCGCTACCGCTGTTGTCGAGGGTGTTGGTGACCACGGATGTGAGTACATGACTGGTGGACGAGTTGTCATTCTTGGCAGCACTGGCCGCAACTTCGCTGCGGGTATGTCAGGCGGTATTGCGTACGTTTTGGACATCAACAAGGACTTCCACACCAAGCTCAACACCGAGATGGTTGAGTATGGTCCTCTCGAGGACCCTGCTGAGATTGCCTACGTGCGCGGCCTCATCGAggaccaccaccactacacTGGATCTGAGCGAGCGGCCCGTATCTTGGTCGACTTCAACCGTGCTCTGCCTCGGTTCGTGAAGGTTCTCCCCACGGATTACAAGCGTgtcttggaagaggaggctgccaaggctgccgaagccAAGCGTGCTGAATACAACCTTCCCGCCGTTTCTGGGGTTCATGGTAAGAAGGACGACAAGGCTGCCAAGCTCCAGGATATGGAGGAGGCCATTGGAGACAGCTccgccgagaagaagaagcgggcTCTGGTGCTTGACAAGACCAAGGGCTTCATGAAGTACGCTCGCCGCACGGAGAAGTACCGCTCTGTTGCCACTCGAACCAAGGACTGGGCTGAGATCAGCTCACGTCTTGATGAGGACGAGCTCAAGTACCAGTCTGCCCGATGTATGGACTGCGGTGTCCCCTTCTGCCAGTCTGATACCGGCTGCCCCATCTCCAACATCATCCCCAAGTGGAACGAGCTTGTTTTCCAGAACCAGTGGAAGGATGCCCTCAACCGTCTGCTCATGACCAACAACTTCCCCGAATTCACTGGTCGTGTCTGCCCTGCCCCTTGTGAGGGAGCTTGCGTGTTGGGTATCAACAGCGACCCCGTTGGCATCAAGTCAATTGAGTGCGCCATCATTGACCGTGGTTTCGAGATGGGCTGGATGGTGCCCCGACCCCCTGAGGTCCGAACTGGCAAGAAGGTTGCTATTATCGGATCCGGTCCCGCTGGTCTGGCTGCCGCTGACCAGCTCAACCGAGCTGGCCACACCGTGACGGTATATGAGCGTGCTGATCGCCTAGGTGGTCTCTTGATGTACGGAATTCCCAACATGAAGTTGGACAAGCGTATTGTCAAGCGCCGAACTGATTTCATGGCTTCTGAGGGCATCAACTTCAAGACGGGCGTAGCCATCGGTGCTGAGGGCCAGCCTTCACTTGCTGATCTCAGAGCCAGCAACGACGCTGTCGTCATTGCCACCGGTGCTACCGTCGCTCGTGACCTTCCCATCAAGGGACGTAACTTGGAGGGCATTCACTTCGCCATGGAGTTCCTGCACAAGAACACCAAGTCTCTTCTCGACTCCCAGCTCGCCGACAACTCCTACATCTCCGCCAAGGGCAAGCACGTCGTTGtcattggtggtggtgatacTGGTAACGATTGCATTGGTACCTCGGTTCGTCACGGTGCCAAGTCTGTCACCAACTTTGAGCTGCTGCCTCAGCCTCCGGATGAGCGAGCCAACGACAACCCTTGGCCTCAGTGGCCTCGAATTTACCGTGTCGACTATGGTCACACGGAAGTCCGCCAGCACGACGGCAAGGACCCTCGTGAGTACTGCATCATGTCCGAGGAGTTCCTTGACGACGGTAGCGGCAAGGTCAAGGGTATCAGCACTGTCCGTGTCGAGTGGACCAAGAACCCCAGCGGCGGTTGGGACATGAAGAAGGTCGAGGGCTCTGAGCAATTCTTCCCCGCTGACCTTGTCCTGCTGGCTATGGGTTTCCTTGGACCCGAGGCTCGTGTTCTGGGAGACGAGATTGAGAAGGACGCACGCAAGAACGTCAAGACCGCAGCTGGAAAGTACAGCACCAACGTAGATGGCGTGTTTGCTGCAGGCGATGCTCGCCGCGGTCAGTCGCTTATTGTTTGGGGCATCAACGAGGGTCGCATGGCGGCTCGCGAGGTGGACTTGTACCTGGAGGCTTGCACCAACTTGCCTGTGACTGGTGGTATTATTAAGAGAACCGCTCAGGAGATTTTTACCAAGATTGCGGCGCAGTAG